The Pseudomonas extremaustralis genome contains a region encoding:
- a CDS encoding integrating conjugative element protein, translated as MKRISLTCYLILLLAPFAQPELSVAEDQPSDVTRPHFQVSRPPINNKIQPDRVMHADLSTFADEAWILPVRSFHLSPGQIMSRALSMPGLRPFVLVGDDPQSLAWLRQRATELQEMGAAGLAVEVADNEALARIRAAAPGITILPVNGNDIATRLQIEHYPVLITATSLEQ; from the coding sequence ATGAAGCGAATATCCCTTACCTGCTATCTCATCCTGCTCTTGGCACCTTTCGCCCAGCCGGAACTGAGCGTTGCCGAGGATCAGCCGAGCGACGTCACCCGGCCCCATTTTCAAGTTTCCAGGCCGCCAATAAACAACAAGATCCAGCCTGATCGGGTCATGCATGCGGACCTGTCCACGTTTGCCGATGAAGCCTGGATACTGCCCGTCCGCAGCTTTCACTTGAGCCCCGGCCAGATCATGTCTCGCGCCCTGAGCATGCCTGGTTTGCGGCCATTTGTCCTGGTCGGTGACGATCCCCAGTCGCTGGCTTGGTTGCGTCAACGCGCGACTGAACTGCAGGAAATGGGCGCGGCTGGCCTCGCCGTCGAAGTGGCCGATAATGAAGCCCTGGCCCGGATTCGAGCAGCCGCTCCGGGCATTACCATCCTGCCGGTCAACGGCAACGACATCGCCACCCGCCTGCAGATTGAGCACTATCCCGTCTTGATCACTGCCACCTCACTGGAACAGTGA
- the traD gene encoding type IV conjugative transfer system coupling protein TraD, whose protein sequence is MAEHAMESKLRPAVELYTVAICIAATVLCVYSPWAVALSPEIGLVAALAYALFGLIRLRQAWEVLRYRRNIRRLPRYELTSRQIPVSRKRLFMGRGFRWTHLHTQRLVEAQDPAVAHYVDQPTCYRLARELERRLEHAPFPLSSLARVTAWDSAFNPLRPLPPVGGSPLLHGVEPNETEVSLTLGERVGHTLVLGTTRVGKTRLAEVYITQDIHRVEHEVVIVFDPKGDADLLKRMYVEAKRAGREKEFYVFHLGWPEISARYNAVGRFGRISEVASRIAGQLSGEGNSAAFREFAWRFVNIIARALIELGRRPDYLQIQRHVVNIDALFIEYAQQFFAKTDPKAWEVIVQFEGKLTEKNIPRHMIGREKRVVAIEQYLAVKRVFDPVLDGLRSAVRYDRTYFDKIVASLLPLLEKLTTGKTSQLLAPNYTDLNDPRPIFDWIQIIRKRGIVYVGLDALTDAEVAAAVGNSMFADLVSVAGHIYKHGIDHGLPTAGSSADKLPINLHADEFNELMGDEFIPLINKGGGAGIQVTAYTQTLSDIEARIGNRAKAGQVIGNFNTLQMLRVRETATAELLTQQLPKVNVLTKTLVSGATDTSDPEANTDFTSSSQDRVSSTSVPLIEPAHIVSLPKGQMFSFQAGGQLWKVRMPLPKPSNDDAMPKDLQELTQRMRATYNEQARQWWSASGGGPTLDFDPDRVTPPRTSSAVDASVPAQEAP, encoded by the coding sequence ATGGCCGAGCATGCGATGGAGTCCAAGCTCCGGCCAGCGGTGGAGCTGTACACCGTAGCGATCTGCATCGCTGCCACGGTGTTGTGCGTGTACTCGCCCTGGGCTGTGGCCCTGTCACCCGAGATCGGTCTGGTTGCGGCGCTGGCCTATGCCCTGTTCGGCCTGATCCGGCTGCGACAAGCCTGGGAGGTGCTGCGTTATCGGCGCAATATCCGTCGGCTGCCCCGCTACGAACTGACCAGCCGACAGATTCCAGTCAGCCGTAAGCGTTTGTTTATGGGGCGCGGCTTTCGCTGGACACACCTGCACACCCAGCGCCTGGTCGAAGCCCAGGATCCGGCGGTCGCCCACTATGTCGACCAACCGACCTGTTACCGGCTGGCACGTGAACTCGAACGCCGCCTGGAGCATGCACCGTTTCCGCTCTCGTCACTGGCGCGTGTCACGGCCTGGGACAGCGCCTTCAATCCGTTGCGGCCTTTGCCCCCGGTCGGTGGTTCGCCGCTGTTGCATGGGGTCGAACCCAACGAAACGGAAGTCAGCCTGACGCTGGGCGAACGGGTCGGACACACCCTGGTGCTGGGCACGACCCGTGTCGGCAAAACGCGACTCGCCGAGGTGTACATCACCCAGGACATACACCGCGTTGAACACGAGGTAGTGATTGTCTTCGATCCGAAGGGCGATGCCGACCTGCTCAAACGGATGTACGTCGAAGCCAAACGTGCCGGTCGGGAGAAGGAGTTTTATGTCTTCCATCTGGGCTGGCCAGAAATCTCGGCCCGCTACAACGCCGTGGGACGTTTCGGTCGTATCTCGGAAGTGGCGTCACGCATCGCCGGGCAGCTTAGCGGTGAAGGTAACTCTGCGGCTTTTCGCGAGTTCGCCTGGCGTTTCGTCAACATCATCGCCCGAGCGCTGATCGAGCTAGGCCGACGTCCAGACTACCTGCAGATCCAACGGCATGTGGTCAACATCGACGCACTGTTCATCGAATACGCCCAGCAGTTTTTCGCCAAAACTGACCCGAAGGCGTGGGAAGTGATCGTCCAGTTTGAAGGCAAACTCACCGAGAAAAACATTCCCCGGCATATGATCGGGCGCGAAAAGCGCGTGGTGGCGATCGAGCAGTACCTGGCGGTGAAGCGGGTATTTGATCCGGTACTGGATGGACTGCGTTCGGCGGTGCGATATGACCGTACTTACTTCGACAAAATCGTTGCCTCCCTACTGCCGCTGCTGGAGAAACTCACCACCGGCAAGACCTCTCAACTGCTGGCCCCCAACTACACCGACCTGAATGACCCACGACCGATCTTCGATTGGATACAGATCATCCGTAAGCGCGGCATCGTCTACGTCGGCCTGGATGCACTGACCGATGCCGAGGTCGCCGCTGCCGTGGGCAACTCCATGTTCGCCGATCTGGTCTCGGTCGCCGGACACATCTACAAACACGGCATCGACCATGGCTTGCCTACCGCTGGCAGCAGCGCCGACAAGCTACCGATCAACCTGCACGCCGATGAGTTCAACGAGTTGATGGGCGATGAATTCATCCCGCTGATCAACAAGGGCGGCGGGGCCGGCATCCAGGTGACGGCCTACACCCAGACCCTCAGCGATATCGAAGCGCGAATCGGCAACCGCGCCAAAGCTGGCCAGGTTATTGGCAACTTCAACACCCTGCAGATGCTGCGGGTGCGCGAAACCGCCACTGCTGAACTGCTCACCCAGCAGTTGCCCAAGGTTAACGTGCTGACCAAGACCCTGGTGTCCGGCGCCACCGACACCTCCGATCCTGAAGCCAACACGGATTTCACCTCCTCCTCGCAGGACCGTGTCAGCAGCACCAGTGTGCCGCTGATCGAGCCAGCGCATATCGTCAGTCTACCCAAGGGACAGATGTTCTCCTTCCAGGCCGGTGGCCAGCTCTGGAAAGTCCGCATGCCGTTGCCAAAACCCTCCAACGACGATGCCATGCCCAAGGACCTGCAGGAACTCACTCAGCGGATGCGGGCGACCTACAACGAGCAGGCGAGACAATGGTGGAGCGCAAGCGGTGGCGGCCCGACGCTCGACTTCGATCCAGATCGGGTTACGCCTCCACGCACTTCTTCAGCGGTGGATGCAAGTGTTCCTGCTCAGGAGGCCCCATGA
- a CDS encoding TIGR03747 family integrating conjugative element membrane protein → MTSAQNPPPQPIQRPGLIVSAINLVLHVIGLLIASLLFSILIEWAGLLLFWGDQGRRHSQAMLSSELGWLSEHFTSSLIIQQPGQTIVQWLDFLQQWLLVKTGFTDFAQQARASSQDNRFWSGLNQLYVSIEDFVLAAVYVTFTFVVRLTILVLATPLLLLAMFTGFIDGLMRRDLRKFGAGRESSFVYHRAKRAVIPLLIVPWILYLSLPFSLNPMAVLLPCAVMLGVAMAITTATFKKYL, encoded by the coding sequence ATGACTTCAGCTCAGAACCCTCCACCGCAACCCATCCAGCGCCCAGGGCTAATCGTCTCGGCGATTAACCTGGTCCTGCACGTCATCGGTTTGCTGATCGCCTCATTGCTGTTCTCGATTCTGATCGAGTGGGCCGGTCTGCTGCTGTTCTGGGGTGATCAAGGCCGGCGACACAGTCAGGCGATGCTGAGCAGCGAACTGGGCTGGCTCAGTGAGCACTTCACATCCTCACTGATTATCCAACAGCCTGGACAGACGATTGTCCAGTGGCTGGATTTCCTCCAGCAGTGGTTACTGGTCAAGACCGGTTTTACGGATTTCGCCCAGCAGGCGCGGGCGTCTAGCCAGGACAACCGCTTCTGGAGCGGGCTCAATCAGCTGTATGTGAGCATCGAGGATTTTGTACTGGCGGCGGTGTATGTCACTTTCACTTTCGTGGTGCGTCTGACCATTCTGGTCTTGGCGACCCCCCTGCTTCTGCTGGCCATGTTCACCGGCTTCATCGATGGTTTGATGCGCCGCGACCTGCGGAAATTCGGCGCTGGGCGCGAAAGCAGCTTTGTCTATCATCGGGCCAAGCGAGCGGTCATCCCACTGCTGATCGTGCCCTGGATTCTTTACCTGTCCCTACCCTTTTCGCTCAACCCAATGGCGGTACTTCTGCCTTGCGCCGTGATGCTCGGGGTCGCCATGGCCATCACGACGGCGACATTCAAAAAATATCTCTGA
- a CDS encoding integrase domain-containing protein — MALVGRRDGRNFGYGRQLSYAGPQALRDLFGGGHYATVKAHSDRWQAFVRWCRSEDGPGFNDARQIDRQTLLDYAGHLRQLVEQGAIGIATAQNRLSSVNRTMAALRGDQSVAVPSPSKALGMRRTSVRRSTPQGQDHEQVKPIVDVLCEHQMPRAAAIVQLARATGMRLREAILADLPRLKHETEHYGKINIRDGIQGGRSRASALRWITVNDPIRDALKFAEQVSPNGSRNLLAPNESYVDLQRQIVRPAREMLHSHNLKGFHELRAAYACERYEQSTHHLAPINGGRCYQLDRRLDQDARVQISYELGLGLIDLLSTYIGGRT, encoded by the coding sequence ATGGCATTGGTTGGTAGACGAGATGGGCGCAATTTTGGCTATGGCCGACAACTGAGTTATGCCGGACCGCAAGCCTTGCGCGATCTTTTTGGTGGTGGGCATTACGCCACGGTCAAGGCGCACAGTGATCGCTGGCAGGCGTTTGTCCGCTGGTGTCGTTCGGAGGATGGGCCGGGGTTTAACGATGCGCGACAGATAGATCGGCAGACCTTGCTGGACTACGCAGGGCATCTGCGCCAACTAGTTGAACAAGGCGCTATCGGCATCGCCACCGCGCAAAACCGGTTGTCCAGCGTGAACCGGACTATGGCGGCGCTTCGCGGCGATCAGTCTGTGGCGGTGCCGAGCCCGAGTAAGGCCTTGGGAATGCGGCGTACCAGTGTTCGTCGCTCGACGCCGCAAGGCCAAGACCATGAGCAGGTGAAGCCGATCGTCGACGTGCTCTGCGAACACCAAATGCCACGCGCGGCGGCCATCGTTCAGTTGGCGCGAGCCACCGGCATGCGCTTGCGCGAGGCCATTTTGGCCGACCTACCGCGCCTAAAACATGAGACCGAACACTACGGCAAAATCAACATCCGAGATGGCATCCAAGGTGGCCGCTCACGTGCGTCGGCGCTTCGTTGGATTACGGTAAATGATCCTATTCGTGACGCGCTGAAATTTGCCGAACAGGTTTCACCCAACGGTAGCCGCAATCTGCTTGCACCGAACGAAAGCTATGTCGATTTACAACGGCAAATCGTCCGCCCCGCACGAGAGATGCTCCATTCGCACAACCTCAAAGGCTTCCACGAGCTTCGGGCCGCCTATGCGTGCGAACGCTATGAACAGAGCACTCATCATCTTGCGCCCATCAACGGTGGCCGTTGCTACCAACTCGACCGACGCCTAGATCAGGATGCCCGAGTGCAAATCAGCTACGAGTTGGGACTCGGCCTTATCGACCTGTTATCGACTTACATTGGTGGTCGAACATGA
- a CDS encoding DUF6957 family protein: MNLADYISVLSDGEKIDGCQITTPDAVAIARLHFPSRAYCLVADWAILDLDVTTSQRKAITDRELIPALVYASTVIQDSKGRFAPGDWVKTTLGVSFTHNCLFLTKNTVYVLMGAGRRVRTDLDIALSLC; the protein is encoded by the coding sequence ATGAATTTGGCAGATTATATTTCAGTGCTTTCTGATGGTGAGAAAATAGACGGATGCCAAATCACCACACCAGATGCTGTAGCGATCGCCCGCCTGCATTTCCCTTCCCGTGCCTATTGTCTTGTTGCTGATTGGGCAATATTGGATCTCGACGTCACAACAAGTCAGCGGAAAGCCATTACGGACAGGGAGCTAATTCCTGCTCTCGTTTACGCTTCGACCGTTATCCAAGACAGTAAAGGTCGCTTCGCACCTGGTGATTGGGTCAAAACAACACTGGGTGTTTCTTTCACCCACAACTGCTTGTTTCTAACAAAAAACACGGTTTATGTGCTGATGGGGGCCGGTCGAAGGGTGCGTACAGATTTAGACATCGCACTGAGCCTGTGCTGA
- a CDS encoding antitoxin Xre/MbcA/ParS toxin-binding domain-containing protein gives MSERWIVKCQNTEDGTGDIIIDLPPELLDQMGLGVGDDLELTVANGTLVLTPMDNAASVRPMFAGVLRHDAYHAYRTRLEALLHISVNASDLDIHDMIVAGFSASLIKVLCDDGTLSDEERDRIIQPKTLKTKLSANQLLTLPVSDRLFRFVHITAMAEVIFGDKVKAKQWLSKPKARFLGESPSSMVASTFGTHLVEEMLIQVSEGMSF, from the coding sequence ATGAGCGAGCGTTGGATAGTCAAGTGCCAGAATACTGAGGACGGTACTGGCGACATCATCATTGACCTACCTCCAGAGTTGCTTGACCAAATGGGGTTAGGTGTTGGGGACGACCTGGAGCTAACGGTAGCGAATGGCACATTAGTGCTGACGCCCATGGACAATGCAGCATCAGTGCGGCCCATGTTTGCTGGCGTCCTGCGTCATGATGCCTATCATGCTTACCGCACGCGTCTGGAGGCGCTTCTTCATATCTCCGTCAATGCTTCGGATCTGGACATTCACGACATGATAGTAGCTGGCTTCTCGGCCAGCCTGATCAAGGTGCTCTGTGATGATGGAACCCTAAGCGACGAAGAACGCGACAGAATCATTCAACCCAAAACGCTAAAAACAAAACTGTCAGCCAATCAGCTCTTAACCCTGCCTGTGAGCGATCGCCTTTTCCGGTTTGTACATATTACCGCCATGGCCGAGGTGATCTTCGGTGACAAAGTTAAGGCCAAACAATGGCTTTCCAAACCAAAAGCCCGCTTTTTGGGAGAAAGCCCATCGTCGATGGTCGCTTCAACCTTTGGCACACATCTAGTCGAAGAAATGCTGATTCAAGTGTCGGAGGGCATGTCATTTTGA
- a CDS encoding 3'-5' exonuclease: MNPDELYVSVDVETSGPIPGEYSLLSIGACLVDQPATSIYLELRPDSPKHDPEALAVSGLSLEKLEREGLTPQQAMLTFGEWLKSSCQTGQKVIFVGLNAPFDWSFVNYYFHKYLETNPFGFTAIDMKAYFMGAVGCSWQETKSSKMTAALKPLSEPNHNALDDARFQAELFALMLAGKGNR, encoded by the coding sequence ATGAACCCTGATGAGCTTTATGTTTCCGTCGACGTCGAGACTTCTGGACCTATACCAGGCGAATACAGTCTGCTTTCCATTGGAGCTTGCCTTGTAGATCAACCTGCCACGTCCATCTATCTTGAACTACGACCTGACAGTCCAAAACACGACCCAGAAGCACTGGCAGTATCGGGGCTGAGTCTGGAGAAGCTGGAGCGCGAAGGACTCACTCCGCAACAGGCGATGCTGACATTTGGTGAATGGCTGAAATCATCCTGCCAAACGGGGCAGAAGGTCATTTTCGTAGGACTCAATGCACCGTTTGACTGGTCATTCGTCAACTACTACTTCCACAAATACTTGGAAACCAACCCCTTTGGTTTTACCGCTATCGACATGAAGGCCTACTTCATGGGAGCTGTAGGTTGCAGCTGGCAGGAAACAAAATCATCCAAGATGACCGCTGCGCTGAAGCCACTCAGCGAACCGAACCATAATGCATTGGATGATGCTCGCTTTCAGGCAGAGCTCTTCGCGCTAATGCTGGCGGGTAAGGGTAACCGCTGA
- a CDS encoding Mov34/MPN/PAD-1 family protein — protein sequence MTDIAWRWRWAEVDSELLVSQAVVDILDSHRQGLFGVERGGQLFVNPVNPEGLLLALATLPHRADRSGWSWLELDAERCRQEIQAANEQGLRLVGYWHTHPQSVPVISPADIGSFSRFAARYTQDLPHPIAVIVGKSEKPEGIKAWSFRGGRYIEATWLR from the coding sequence ATGACGGATATAGCTTGGCGCTGGAGATGGGCGGAGGTGGATTCCGAGCTATTGGTGTCGCAAGCTGTCGTGGACATCTTGGATAGTCATCGGCAGGGCCTTTTTGGCGTGGAGCGAGGGGGACAGTTATTCGTCAACCCGGTTAATCCGGAAGGGTTGCTGCTGGCCTTGGCCACGTTGCCTCATCGCGCCGATCGGTCAGGCTGGTCTTGGCTAGAGTTGGATGCGGAGCGGTGCCGTCAGGAGATCCAAGCTGCCAACGAACAAGGGTTACGTCTGGTGGGCTATTGGCATACGCATCCCCAATCTGTTCCGGTGATTTCTCCGGCAGACATAGGAAGTTTCTCCAGATTTGCTGCGCGTTACACGCAGGATCTGCCGCACCCAATAGCCGTTATCGTTGGCAAGTCCGAAAAACCAGAAGGCATCAAGGCTTGGTCGTTCAGGGGCGGCAGATATATTGAGGCAACCTGGCTTAGATAA
- a CDS encoding ThiF family adenylyltransferase: MDALADPIKTPLQRGIAALRNTLGQDAADALLQPAPMRADEAACFHFPLPIDYTGQERRLRIGFPSNFPRGLLRLNVEPSPWLVWPHATKSGLCLHGFQERPIMGSPEVVVEDSLARLAQIVSLSKMGSSQATRDIEFQNEITTYWSFQHGQSYQNLLLLDRPQAASQLFALSDPRRAVPSGQETVWLASNIAALKGHYRRVVGRSAVIRAAETPGFYVKLQTYPDIRTPDPENLLPWLTPHLQPDDAEQLLAWFEQHGTLASRWIVLELPGGTDAPTYCLNVRSLGVQQERGAKFGLRTARRRPAIANAHPPALVRATALDVLDRASILSRDISGTAQHLENARVVCVGVGSLGSAVAIQLARSGVGHLTLIDPDTLVSANLGRHVLGADSLGRLKASALRDKILLDLPTTECTAYSTFAEVVISSKPEVFDTADLVVITTADWQSEVTVWRAKSSGVTWGLLQAWSEPYTQVGHALFAPAGTFDGRHLFTDIGDFLHRFTEWPGGGVVPLPACGESFIPGGSLGMTNIASMVSHVALRALTGNIATASWVSSIYRPEDVLSLGGQYHGPKLPEGAQQILLERGWPEDKDETV; this comes from the coding sequence TTGGACGCCTTGGCTGATCCCATTAAGACGCCATTGCAGCGCGGAATCGCCGCACTGCGAAACACCCTAGGTCAGGATGCTGCCGATGCATTGCTCCAGCCCGCACCCATGCGGGCTGACGAAGCGGCGTGCTTTCACTTCCCCTTGCCCATCGATTACACGGGGCAGGAGCGGCGCCTGCGTATTGGTTTCCCCTCCAACTTTCCCCGTGGGCTCTTGCGGCTGAACGTCGAACCCTCTCCATGGCTGGTTTGGCCGCATGCCACCAAGTCGGGGCTTTGCCTTCATGGCTTTCAGGAACGCCCCATCATGGGCTCCCCGGAGGTTGTGGTAGAGGACAGCCTTGCTCGCTTGGCCCAGATCGTTTCGTTGTCCAAGATGGGATCAAGCCAGGCAACGCGCGATATCGAATTTCAGAATGAGATCACTACCTACTGGTCTTTTCAGCACGGACAGTCGTATCAGAACCTTTTACTTTTGGATCGACCTCAGGCTGCCTCGCAGTTGTTTGCTCTCAGCGATCCGCGCCGGGCTGTGCCATCCGGTCAGGAAACGGTTTGGCTAGCATCGAATATAGCTGCACTCAAAGGGCATTACCGACGGGTTGTGGGGCGCTCCGCTGTCATTCGCGCGGCCGAAACTCCCGGTTTTTACGTCAAGCTTCAGACTTATCCGGATATCCGCACCCCGGATCCAGAAAATTTATTGCCGTGGCTAACGCCCCACCTTCAACCAGACGATGCCGAGCAATTGCTGGCATGGTTTGAGCAGCATGGAACGTTGGCGAGTCGATGGATTGTTCTGGAGCTTCCAGGAGGGACAGATGCTCCAACATATTGCCTCAATGTGCGCTCGCTCGGTGTACAGCAGGAGCGGGGGGCAAAGTTTGGCTTGCGTACAGCGCGGCGCCGCCCAGCTATCGCAAATGCACATCCTCCGGCACTCGTCCGAGCAACTGCCCTGGACGTGCTTGATCGAGCGTCCATTCTGTCCCGCGATATAAGCGGTACTGCACAGCACCTTGAAAATGCTCGAGTCGTTTGTGTTGGCGTTGGCTCGTTAGGCAGTGCGGTGGCAATACAATTGGCACGATCCGGTGTCGGCCACCTTACCCTCATCGATCCTGACACTTTGGTGTCAGCCAATCTGGGGAGGCACGTTCTGGGAGCGGATAGCCTAGGTAGACTGAAAGCCTCAGCGTTGAGGGACAAGATTCTGTTAGATCTTCCGACGACAGAATGCACAGCTTATTCGACTTTTGCCGAAGTAGTGATTAGCAGCAAACCAGAAGTGTTCGATACCGCAGATCTGGTGGTGATCACGACAGCAGACTGGCAGTCGGAGGTCACTGTATGGCGAGCCAAATCCAGCGGCGTTACTTGGGGGCTTTTACAAGCCTGGAGCGAACCGTACACCCAGGTAGGCCATGCGTTATTCGCACCAGCCGGCACTTTTGATGGTCGTCATTTATTCACGGATATCGGCGATTTTCTGCATAGATTTACAGAGTGGCCGGGAGGAGGTGTGGTTCCACTGCCCGCCTGTGGGGAAAGCTTTATTCCCGGCGGCTCACTGGGCATGACCAATATCGCCTCTATGGTGTCGCACGTGGCTTTACGCGCTTTGACCGGCAACATCGCCACTGCATCTTGGGTCAGCAGTATCTACAGGCCTGAAGATGTTCTGAGCCTAGGAGGCCAATACCATGGTCCCAAACTGCCAGAGGGAGCGCAGCAAATCCTACTCGAGCGCGGATGGCCGGAAGATAAGGACGAAACGGTATGA
- a CDS encoding nucleotidyltransferase domain-containing protein produces the protein MLLSNEQTKRSSWEYFLLRAAREISLSEAQYEKINDRYSQLEKILSASDNPLLAEAHIFVQGSMRLKTTIKPITGAPADLDTIDADAIIWLPHAQGAGAKEVLEAIEQRFREGSRVQEEVKQLRRGIRIVYADENPGFHIDVTPARAINGNGEANGEGKLEVPDRDTGWKASSPIPYSNWLQVASAQEISLESLVIAKSQRMLDAATQDPLPHYQDYIDQDPLRATIKLLKRHRDEWAINTRSADTRPISAVITTLATHAYLDVVKESQSKPLAPLDAILEIVRRMPQHIAHRGNDCFVCNPADNGENFAEKWNRPGEGQGYRQAFTKWHADASASVSLGLESFESNDSFAEAVKKNFGIAPAFITAVNNEIPANWTMPGRPDGTTRNSASMGSLFGGASGGGTSQSSVKPVGRLG, from the coding sequence ATGCTTTTGAGCAACGAACAGACCAAGCGCAGCAGTTGGGAATATTTTCTGCTTCGCGCCGCGCGGGAAATCTCGCTGTCGGAAGCGCAGTACGAAAAAATCAATGACCGCTACTCCCAATTGGAAAAAATCCTCTCGGCTTCTGACAATCCGTTGCTCGCTGAGGCCCATATCTTCGTTCAGGGCTCAATGCGGCTGAAAACCACCATTAAGCCAATTACCGGTGCGCCTGCGGATCTGGACACCATTGATGCGGACGCGATTATCTGGCTCCCTCACGCTCAAGGCGCTGGTGCGAAGGAAGTTCTAGAGGCGATCGAACAGCGTTTTAGAGAAGGCTCCCGCGTTCAGGAAGAAGTTAAGCAACTACGTCGTGGTATTCGGATCGTTTATGCCGACGAAAATCCAGGTTTCCACATTGATGTCACACCTGCCCGCGCGATCAACGGAAATGGTGAAGCAAACGGCGAGGGTAAGCTGGAGGTTCCGGATCGGGACACAGGGTGGAAAGCAAGCAGCCCTATTCCTTACTCGAATTGGTTGCAGGTCGCATCCGCCCAGGAAATCTCCCTGGAAAGCTTGGTGATTGCCAAAAGCCAGCGAATGCTTGATGCCGCGACACAAGATCCTTTGCCGCATTATCAGGACTACATCGATCAAGATCCCCTGCGTGCGACCATAAAGCTGCTTAAGCGGCATCGCGATGAATGGGCCATCAATACAAGGAGCGCTGATACTCGCCCCATATCGGCGGTCATCACCACCCTGGCCACTCACGCATACCTGGATGTCGTGAAGGAATCGCAGTCGAAGCCTTTGGCTCCGCTCGATGCAATTTTGGAAATTGTCCGCAGAATGCCGCAGCACATCGCGCATAGAGGTAACGATTGCTTTGTCTGCAACCCTGCCGATAACGGCGAAAACTTTGCAGAAAAGTGGAATCGGCCAGGCGAGGGGCAAGGCTATCGTCAAGCATTTACCAAGTGGCATGCGGACGCCAGTGCATCCGTATCATTGGGTTTGGAAAGTTTTGAATCCAACGATTCCTTTGCCGAGGCAGTGAAAAAGAATTTCGGTATTGCACCGGCATTCATCACGGCAGTGAACAATGAGATCCCTGCGAATTGGACGATGCCCGGCCGACCGGATGGCACTACTCGAAACTCTGCTTCGATGGGTTCGCTCTTCGGAGGTGCCAGCGGTGGAGGAACCTCTCAGTCGAGCGTAAAGCCAGTTGGACGCCTTGGCTGA
- a CDS encoding SAVED domain-containing protein, whose protein sequence is MAEQEDAKPASGRFNTNDETKRIVWTQTAGHCELCGTDLTFDYRAGKPMKWGEVAHILPASPKGPRGRADHDAEAHTNNTANLMLLCPGCHDKIDRDADGYPENDLSGLHQAYLERIRIAATTPEGGRAIPLIVQSQHFQTINDIPVRDLLTAMSAEGLTAFDQGIKITFPAPGPRGRDATYWQNIKDSVQYELEQQLKRRGGTYGDAPALAVVGLADIPALMMLGQSIGDRSKRLIFSFNREHLLRWPDQSAEPPKFLFTPPPDGDGPLALVLSISAQVPIRDVTDAIPGARIAELSIPEPSYAMVQNRRVIHAFRDALQIRLSQLEALTPDPIHVFAAIPAALAIEFGALLTTQHQHTYLIFDRDKENHDRFTQTLQLGSVAQEAM, encoded by the coding sequence ATGGCAGAACAAGAAGACGCTAAGCCCGCAAGCGGGCGCTTCAACACAAATGATGAGACGAAGCGGATCGTATGGACCCAGACCGCTGGTCATTGTGAACTGTGCGGCACGGATCTGACGTTCGATTATCGTGCCGGCAAGCCAATGAAATGGGGAGAAGTGGCGCATATCCTGCCCGCCAGTCCCAAAGGCCCTCGGGGACGCGCGGATCATGATGCTGAGGCGCACACAAACAATACCGCTAATCTGATGCTCCTGTGCCCAGGTTGTCATGACAAAATTGATCGTGACGCAGATGGTTATCCTGAAAATGATTTGAGTGGTTTACACCAAGCGTACCTAGAACGCATCCGAATCGCTGCAACGACCCCCGAGGGTGGCAGAGCCATTCCCCTAATTGTCCAGAGTCAGCATTTCCAGACTATCAACGACATTCCCGTTCGCGATCTGTTGACTGCGATGTCTGCTGAAGGACTAACGGCCTTCGATCAAGGCATCAAAATCACTTTCCCTGCGCCCGGACCGCGAGGTAGGGACGCGACCTATTGGCAGAATATCAAAGACAGCGTCCAGTATGAGCTGGAGCAGCAACTCAAGCGTCGCGGCGGCACCTATGGCGATGCGCCTGCACTAGCTGTAGTGGGCTTGGCCGATATTCCAGCTTTGATGATGTTGGGTCAGAGCATCGGCGACCGTTCTAAACGCTTGATCTTCTCTTTTAACCGCGAGCATCTTCTGCGCTGGCCCGATCAGTCCGCTGAGCCGCCCAAGTTTCTGTTTACTCCTCCGCCGGACGGTGATGGCCCACTGGCGCTAGTGCTCTCCATTTCTGCGCAAGTTCCAATTCGCGACGTGACTGACGCCATTCCAGGTGCGCGCATTGCAGAGCTGTCGATTCCGGAACCTAGCTACGCGATGGTACAGAACCGTCGGGTGATTCATGCCTTTCGCGACGCACTCCAAATACGACTGAGCCAGCTTGAGGCTCTGACTCCTGATCCTATCCACGTCTTCGCCGCCATTCCTGCGGCACTGGCCATCGAGTTTGGCGCGTTGCTCACAACGCAGCATCAACATACGTACCTGATCTTCGATCGGGACAAAGAAAACCACGATCGGTTTACGCAAACACTGCAATTGGGCTCGGTGGCCCAGGAGGCTATGTAA